From Deltaproteobacteria bacterium, a single genomic window includes:
- a CDS encoding endonuclease/exonuclease/phosphatase family protein encodes MWWRLFALVVTAALAISGCGGDDDDDSGGASDDDADDDADDDMADDDMDDDAAGPTISAATFNAGLAHGYVPYADERVSLIGDALAAYDDADVLCLQEVWTDEDVAAIGAAAEANFPYQYRHDSGDDWLAMPDEPAPCDDLTDVQDCASTNCDGLSGAEFTDCMVFSCIAELAALPNEWCFACLAANIDKPLDDIVDVCTNPGPPPRQYSGENGVMLLSKYELEDAQKIDLSFFLITRVVLYAKVTVDAAPVHLFCTHLSVEVEPLPYLGEYDSFADENLQQALAIVDEVDARAGAETAVVMGDFNAGPSGDGYTATYLDTYNALVGAGLRAPFVELVPECTFCNENPLTGDATSVLIDHVLFGGAASAAFTAERIFDEVVDIAGETADGRLSDHYGVMATMN; translated from the coding sequence ATGTGGTGGCGGCTTTTCGCGTTGGTGGTGACGGCTGCGCTGGCGATTTCCGGCTGCGGCGGCGACGATGACGACGACTCCGGCGGCGCATCGGACGACGATGCCGATGACGACGCGGATGACGATATGGCCGACGATGACATGGACGACGATGCGGCGGGGCCGACGATCAGCGCCGCGACCTTCAACGCCGGGCTCGCGCACGGCTACGTGCCGTATGCCGACGAACGCGTGAGCCTGATCGGCGACGCGCTGGCCGCGTACGACGACGCCGACGTGCTGTGCCTGCAGGAGGTGTGGACCGACGAGGACGTGGCGGCGATCGGCGCGGCGGCCGAGGCGAATTTCCCGTATCAGTACCGCCACGATTCGGGCGACGACTGGCTCGCCATGCCCGACGAACCCGCCCCCTGCGACGACCTGACCGACGTGCAGGACTGCGCGAGCACGAACTGCGACGGCTTGTCGGGCGCCGAGTTCACCGACTGCATGGTTTTCAGTTGCATTGCCGAATTGGCCGCCCTGCCCAATGAGTGGTGCTTCGCGTGCCTCGCGGCGAATATCGACAAGCCGCTCGACGACATCGTGGACGTGTGCACGAATCCCGGCCCGCCGCCGCGCCAGTACAGCGGCGAGAACGGCGTGATGCTGCTGTCGAAGTACGAACTCGAGGACGCGCAGAAGATCGACCTGTCGTTCTTTCTCATCACGCGCGTCGTGCTCTACGCGAAGGTGACTGTTGACGCCGCGCCCGTTCACCTGTTCTGCACGCACCTGTCCGTCGAGGTCGAGCCGCTGCCCTACCTCGGCGAATACGACAGCTTCGCCGACGAGAATCTGCAGCAGGCGCTCGCGATCGTGGACGAGGTGGACGCTCGCGCCGGCGCCGAGACGGCGGTGGTGATGGGCGATTTCAACGCGGGACCGTCTGGCGACGGATACACGGCGACCTACCTCGACACGTACAACGCGCTCGTCGGCGCGGGTCTTCGCGCGCCGTTTGTTGAACTCGTGCCCGAGTGCACCTTCTGCAACGAGAATCCGCTGACGGGCGACGCGACCTCGGTGTTGATCGACCACGTGCTCTTCGGCGGCGCGGCGTCGGCCGCGTTCACCGCCGAGCGCATCTTCGACGAGGTCGTGGACATCGCCGGCGAGACGGCGGACGGACGCCTGTCCGATCACTACGGGGTCATGGCGACGATGAATTGA
- the glpK gene encoding glycerol kinase GlpK: MPDLVLAIDQGTTGSTVLIIDTKLNVVARGYQEYRQIYPKPGWVEHDPADIWGSVEAALRMALAAPGMSAERIAAIGITNQRETSIVWNRRTGAPYHNAIVWQCRRTADICREMKEQGLEDLFARKTGLLLDPYFSGTKVRWLFENVDGLEAEAREGRVAFGTVDTFLVWRLTGGAHVTDVSNASRTLMLNLETLNWDGELQELLHVPGNILPEVLDSSHIYGHTKGLATLPDGIPVSGIAGDQQAALFGQACFEPGMAKCTYGTGSFTLMNTGAQIVHSKHRLLTTVAWRVRGETAYALEGSCFIAGAAVQWLRDGLKAIPASRDVESLAASVPDSGGVVFVPALTGLGAPHWNPDARGVIWGLNRGTTTAHIARATLEGIAWQNYEVFEAMERDFGQKMTVLRVDGGASANDLLMQFQSDILRCPISRPTNVETTAFGAAFLAGLAAGVWRDKDEVTAVWREDRRFAPSMADADVARHLDLWHEGVRRV; the protein is encoded by the coding sequence ATGCCGGATCTCGTTCTCGCCATCGACCAGGGCACCACGGGCAGCACGGTTCTGATCATCGACACGAAGCTGAATGTCGTCGCGCGCGGGTATCAGGAGTACCGCCAGATCTATCCGAAACCCGGCTGGGTGGAGCACGACCCCGCGGACATCTGGGGCTCGGTCGAGGCGGCGCTTCGCATGGCGCTCGCGGCACCGGGCATGAGCGCGGAGCGCATCGCGGCGATCGGCATCACCAACCAGCGCGAAACGTCGATCGTGTGGAACCGGCGCACCGGCGCGCCGTACCACAACGCGATCGTGTGGCAGTGCCGACGCACGGCGGACATCTGCCGCGAGATGAAGGAGCAGGGTCTCGAAGACTTGTTCGCGCGAAAGACCGGTCTGCTGCTCGATCCGTATTTCTCGGGCACCAAGGTGCGTTGGCTCTTCGAAAACGTGGATGGCCTCGAGGCCGAAGCGCGCGAAGGGCGCGTCGCGTTCGGCACGGTGGACACGTTTCTCGTCTGGCGGCTCACCGGCGGCGCGCACGTCACCGATGTGTCCAATGCGAGCCGCACGCTGATGCTGAATCTCGAAACGCTGAACTGGGACGGCGAGCTGCAGGAACTATTGCACGTGCCCGGCAACATCCTGCCCGAGGTGCTCGATTCGAGTCACATCTACGGGCATACGAAGGGTCTTGCGACGCTGCCCGACGGCATCCCCGTGTCGGGCATCGCGGGCGATCAGCAGGCGGCGCTCTTCGGTCAGGCGTGCTTCGAGCCGGGCATGGCGAAATGCACCTACGGCACGGGCAGCTTCACGCTCATGAACACCGGCGCACAGATCGTCCACTCGAAGCACCGTCTGCTCACCACCGTGGCGTGGCGCGTGCGCGGCGAGACGGCGTACGCGCTCGAAGGCTCGTGCTTCATCGCGGGCGCGGCGGTGCAGTGGCTGCGCGACGGTTTGAAGGCCATCCCCGCGAGCCGCGATGTCGAATCCCTCGCCGCGTCGGTGCCCGACTCGGGCGGGGTGGTCTTCGTTCCGGCGCTCACGGGCCTCGGCGCGCCGCACTGGAACCCCGACGCGCGCGGCGTGATTTGGGGCCTCAACCGGGGCACCACCACGGCGCACATCGCCCGCGCGACGCTCGAAGGAATCGCGTGGCAAAACTACGAGGTCTTCGAGGCGATGGAGCGCGACTTCGGCCAAAAAATGACCGTTCTGCGCGTCGACGGCGGCGCGAGCGCGAACGACCTGCTCATGCAGTTCCAATCGGACATCCTGCGTTGCCCGATCTCGAGACCGACGAACGTGGAGACGACAGCGTTCGGCGCGGCGTTCCTCGCGGGTCTCGCGGCGGGGGTCTGGCGCGACAAGGACGAGGTGACCGCGGTCTGGCGCGAGGACCGGCGCTTCGCGCCGAGCATGGCCGACGCCGACGTCGCGCGGCATCTCGACCTGTGGCACGAGGGCGTACGGCGGGTGTAA
- a CDS encoding sigma-70 family RNA polymerase sigma factor: MSAGVRDPDAEAVERVRAGEHEAFEALVGRYQRPIYALAYRYVPNTAEAADLTQEIFVRVWEKLASFRGESKFSTWLFQLAGNHCKNRLKYLSRRRYYQHDSMDALPDEDEERPVRQFADPARGADEEYDSRRMQVLVRRLMAELTEEYRLVLFMRDVDDMDYEDISSATGLPLGTVKSRIFRGRAELAKRLKKALGDDPFAKALN, encoded by the coding sequence TTGAGCGCAGGGGTCCGAGACCCCGATGCGGAGGCGGTGGAACGCGTCCGCGCGGGGGAGCACGAGGCGTTCGAGGCGCTGGTGGGGCGTTATCAACGGCCCATTTACGCCCTCGCGTACCGCTACGTGCCCAATACCGCCGAGGCGGCGGACCTGACGCAGGAGATCTTTGTGCGTGTCTGGGAAAAATTGGCCTCGTTTCGCGGGGAGTCGAAGTTCTCGACCTGGCTGTTCCAACTTGCCGGAAACCACTGCAAGAACCGGCTGAAATACCTCTCGCGCCGCCGATACTACCAGCACGACTCCATGGATGCGTTGCCCGACGAGGACGAAGAGCGGCCCGTCCGGCAGTTCGCCGATCCCGCGCGGGGGGCCGACGAGGAATACGATTCGCGGCGCATGCAGGTGCTGGTGCGTCGACTGATGGCCGAGCTGACCGAGGAATACCGTCTCGTCCTGTTCATGCGGGACGTGGACGACATGGATTACGAGGACATTTCCTCCGCGACGGGGCTGCCGCTGGGCACCGTCAAGAGCCGGATTTTTCGGGGCCGCGCGGAACTCGCCAAGCGGTTGAAGAAGGCTCTGGGCGACGACCCGTTCGCAAAGGCACTGAATTAG
- a CDS encoding protease complex subunit PrcB family protein has protein sequence MSNEDMMLDEDLEIWLAEYVEGSLPETHARRVEQWLAANPHLVADVEAARFAHEAVRDLPSPSPPIELHERILRATSRRPSLAARIAEWFAAVPSPVYASAMIAIVAGIVVYTQFSGQVAEKGALPLEIETVTVHDAMLADKPAESAKKNEETRVTLVVPERPKAEAATSEVADPAPEAPSPATHESADKLFAPVNMLGKKSDAATATKGTGETAVAGKLTAAPAAAPEQPGLVGGTMGPRTGEVAGGGGGGITVGAIGTVSHGAVAQPIAEKEAKVAETAPRPASPPRDDNRVAAKSETAKSEAKKKEAAKDDALPAPARPAPSAPPPVMASAPYEDSPGAFFGGMDRGMAVQPVSSGFVTYADDEMSIPPYIIDDTTDDRDEADLENEALTEEEEAATGLASRMQPTGYGTGARVLGAVRTGGEGQGAGRGAGRGAGAGTASRRVERVEAKPDEGRLVEAAVIAEYEGQYSGWTRAQRLLVRDEASWEQLWARVHTPLASPPPLPPVDFARQVVVGVALGSRPTGGFSVDIVGVKRVGDRLIVRLRETQPAPGSMVTEAFTQPYALVVVDLEGPVPAGLRVEFAR, from the coding sequence ATGTCGAACGAAGACATGATGTTGGACGAGGATTTGGAAATCTGGCTCGCGGAGTACGTCGAGGGGTCGCTCCCCGAGACGCACGCCCGCCGCGTCGAGCAGTGGCTCGCCGCAAACCCACATCTGGTCGCGGATGTCGAGGCCGCGCGTTTCGCCCACGAGGCGGTGCGCGATCTGCCGTCGCCGTCCCCGCCGATCGAGCTGCACGAGCGCATCCTGCGCGCCACGTCGCGCCGCCCGAGCCTCGCCGCGCGCATCGCGGAATGGTTCGCCGCCGTGCCCTCGCCCGTCTACGCCTCCGCGATGATCGCCATTGTCGCGGGGATCGTCGTCTACACGCAGTTCTCGGGACAGGTCGCCGAAAAGGGCGCGCTGCCCCTCGAAATCGAAACCGTCACCGTTCACGACGCGATGCTCGCCGACAAACCGGCCGAGTCCGCGAAGAAGAATGAGGAAACGCGCGTCACCCTCGTCGTCCCGGAGCGCCCCAAGGCCGAGGCGGCGACGAGCGAAGTCGCCGATCCCGCGCCCGAGGCGCCCTCGCCCGCGACGCACGAATCCGCGGACAAGCTGTTCGCCCCCGTCAACATGCTCGGCAAGAAGAGCGACGCCGCGACCGCGACGAAGGGGACGGGCGAAACGGCCGTCGCCGGGAAACTCACGGCGGCGCCCGCCGCGGCTCCGGAGCAGCCCGGGCTGGTGGGTGGAACGATGGGACCCCGAACGGGCGAAGTGGCCGGTGGGGGCGGTGGCGGAATTACCGTGGGCGCGATCGGCACCGTGTCGCACGGAGCCGTTGCCCAACCGATCGCCGAGAAAGAGGCGAAAGTCGCCGAAACCGCGCCGCGTCCGGCCTCGCCGCCGCGTGACGACAACCGCGTCGCCGCCAAAAGCGAAACGGCAAAGAGCGAGGCGAAGAAGAAGGAAGCCGCCAAGGACGACGCGCTCCCGGCTCCCGCGCGCCCCGCTCCGTCCGCGCCGCCGCCGGTCATGGCCTCCGCGCCTTACGAAGACTCGCCCGGCGCATTCTTCGGCGGCATGGATCGCGGTATGGCGGTGCAGCCCGTTTCGTCGGGATTCGTCACCTATGCCGACGACGAAATGAGCATTCCGCCCTACATCATCGACGACACCACCGACGACCGCGACGAGGCCGACCTCGAAAACGAAGCGCTCACCGAGGAAGAGGAGGCCGCGACGGGCCTCGCCTCGCGGATGCAGCCGACGGGCTATGGTACGGGCGCGCGCGTGCTCGGCGCGGTTCGCACCGGCGGCGAGGGCCAAGGCGCGGGCCGGGGCGCGGGCCGGGGCGCGGGTGCGGGAACCGCGTCGCGGAGGGTCGAGCGAGTCGAGGCGAAGCCCGACGAAGGCCGGCTCGTCGAAGCGGCGGTGATCGCCGAGTACGAAGGTCAGTATTCCGGCTGGACGCGCGCCCAGCGACTGCTCGTGCGCGACGAGGCGTCTTGGGAGCAGCTCTGGGCCCGCGTCCACACGCCGCTCGCGTCGCCCCCGCCGCTGCCGCCGGTCGATTTTGCGCGGCAGGTCGTCGTCGGCGTTGCGCTCGGCAGTCGGCCCACCGGGGGATTCTCCGTGGACATCGTCGGCGTCAAGCGCGTCGGCGACCGGCTGATTGTCCGACTGCGCGAGACGCAGCCCGCGCCCGGATCGATGGTCACCGAGGCGTTCACGCAGCCCTACGCCCTCGTGGTCGTGGACCTCGAAGGCCCCGTGCCCGCGGGCCTGCGCGTCGAATTCGCGCGCTGA
- a CDS encoding AbrB/MazE/SpoVT family DNA-binding domain-containing protein has product MGSVLKITRNGVITLPAKFRRSLGLREGDLVNAELRDNAIVVRKAAVVDAEDAWFHTKEWQAMEAEADADIAAGRVAGPFYSVEEFRADLDDAARRSKSKSRKSE; this is encoded by the coding sequence ATGGGTTCGGTTCTCAAAATCACTCGCAACGGCGTCATTACCCTGCCCGCGAAGTTTCGCCGGTCGCTCGGGCTGCGCGAAGGCGACCTCGTGAATGCGGAGCTTCGGGACAATGCCATCGTCGTGCGTAAGGCCGCCGTCGTGGATGCCGAGGACGCGTGGTTCCACACGAAGGAATGGCAGGCGATGGAAGCGGAGGCCGACGCCGACATCGCAGCCGGACGCGTGGCGGGTCCATTCTATTCCGTCGAGGAATTTCGGGCCGATCTGGATGACGCGGCCCGCCGGTCCAAGTCGAAATCCCGCAAATCCGAATGA
- the acs gene encoding acetate--CoA ligase, translated as MSLEDRVFEVPPLYREKAYIKSYDEYKKMYDRSISDPDGFWGEIAEGYWWAKKWDKVYGSDFNKVDIKWFTGAKTNITVNCLDRHLETRGDQVAYFWEGNDPSEERRITYRMLYEDVCKFANVLKAHGVKKGDRVSIYLPMIPELPVALLACARIGAIHSVVFGGFSAEALRDRILDSGCNVVVTSDGTFRGKKPVPLKDAADEAIRLCAEAGHKVDTMFVVKRNNEPVTWFDGRDHWYHDELAKVAPVCEPEIMDAEDPLFVLYTSGSTGKPKGVLHSIGGYMVYTATTFKYIFDYHEGDIFWCTADIGWVTGHSYIVYAPLANGATQVMFEGIPTYPGPDRFWAICAKYKVNIFYTAPTAIRAIASQGEEHVKKHDLSSLKLLGTVGEPINPEAWIWYYNTVGGGRCPIVDTWWQTETGGILISPMPGVRGIKPGSAQLPFFGVKPVVVREDGSPADTNEGGYLVIDQAWPALMRTVYGDHERFKNTYFVQMAGRYFTGDGARVDKDGDFWLMGRIDDVINVSGHRMGTAEVESALVSHASVAEAAVVGYPHEIKGQGIYAYVTLNKGVEKSEALKKELVAHVRKEIGPIATPDIIHWADSLPKTRSGKIMRRILKKIAANDLTNMGDTSTLADPSVVDTLVSTR; from the coding sequence ATGAGCCTGGAAGACCGCGTCTTCGAGGTTCCGCCGCTCTACCGCGAGAAGGCGTACATCAAGTCGTACGACGAGTACAAGAAGATGTACGACCGGTCGATCTCCGATCCGGACGGCTTCTGGGGCGAGATCGCCGAGGGCTACTGGTGGGCGAAGAAGTGGGACAAGGTCTACGGGTCCGACTTCAACAAGGTCGACATCAAGTGGTTCACCGGCGCGAAGACCAACATCACGGTCAACTGCCTGGACCGCCACCTCGAAACGCGCGGCGATCAGGTCGCGTACTTCTGGGAAGGCAACGACCCGAGCGAAGAGCGGCGGATCACCTACCGCATGCTCTATGAGGACGTCTGCAAGTTCGCGAACGTGCTCAAGGCGCACGGCGTGAAAAAAGGCGACCGCGTTTCCATCTACCTGCCGATGATTCCCGAGCTGCCCGTGGCGCTGCTCGCCTGCGCGCGCATCGGGGCGATCCACAGTGTCGTGTTCGGCGGATTTTCGGCCGAGGCGCTGCGCGACCGCATCCTCGACTCCGGCTGCAATGTCGTCGTGACCTCCGACGGCACCTTCCGCGGCAAGAAGCCCGTCCCCCTGAAGGACGCCGCCGACGAAGCGATCCGCCTGTGCGCCGAGGCCGGCCACAAGGTCGACACGATGTTCGTCGTGAAGCGCAACAACGAGCCGGTGACCTGGTTCGACGGTCGCGACCACTGGTATCACGACGAGTTGGCGAAGGTCGCCCCGGTCTGCGAGCCCGAGATCATGGACGCCGAGGACCCGCTGTTCGTCCTGTACACCTCGGGATCGACCGGCAAGCCCAAGGGCGTGCTGCACTCCATCGGCGGGTACATGGTCTACACCGCCACGACATTCAAATACATCTTCGACTATCACGAGGGCGACATCTTCTGGTGCACCGCCGACATCGGCTGGGTCACCGGGCACAGCTACATCGTGTACGCCCCGCTGGCCAACGGCGCCACGCAGGTCATGTTCGAGGGCATCCCGACCTATCCGGGCCCCGACCGCTTCTGGGCGATCTGCGCCAAGTACAAGGTCAACATCTTCTACACCGCGCCCACGGCCATCCGCGCCATCGCCAGCCAGGGCGAGGAGCACGTGAAGAAGCACGACCTGTCGAGCCTCAAGCTGCTGGGCACGGTCGGCGAGCCGATCAACCCCGAGGCGTGGATCTGGTACTACAACACCGTCGGCGGCGGACGCTGCCCGATCGTGGACACCTGGTGGCAGACCGAAACCGGCGGCATTCTGATCTCCCCGATGCCCGGCGTGCGCGGCATCAAGCCCGGCTCGGCGCAGCTCCCCTTCTTCGGCGTCAAGCCGGTGGTCGTGCGTGAAGACGGCAGCCCGGCCGACACGAACGAGGGCGGCTATCTGGTGATCGACCAGGCCTGGCCGGCACTCATGCGCACTGTGTACGGCGATCACGAGCGCTTCAAAAACACGTACTTCGTCCAGATGGCCGGCCGCTATTTCACGGGCGACGGCGCGCGCGTCGACAAGGACGGCGATTTCTGGCTCATGGGACGCATCGACGACGTCATCAACGTGTCGGGCCACCGCATGGGAACGGCCGAGGTCGAATCCGCCCTCGTGTCCCACGCGTCGGTCGCCGAGGCGGCGGTCGTCGGTTATCCGCACGAGATCAAGGGCCAGGGCATCTACGCCTACGTCACGCTGAACAAGGGCGTCGAGAAATCCGAAGCCCTGAAAAAGGAACTCGTCGCGCACGTGCGCAAGGAAATCGGCCCGATCGCGACGCCCGACATCATCCACTGGGCCGATTCGCTGCCCAAGACGCGCTCCGGCAAGATCATGCGCCGCATCCTCAAGAAGATCGCGGCCAACGACCTGACCAACATGGGTGACACCTCCACGCTCGCCGACCCCTCGGTCGTCGATACGCTGGTGTCGACCCGGTAA
- a CDS encoding MarR family transcriptional regulator, with translation MTSAEKLFDEVRLLWHALVKSGEEIHADGTISPGIRAVLEHVERHGPASVPHIARARRVTRQHIQGLVNDLVASGLARIEDNPVHRRSGLVRSTDAGTAALTKMRRREAEFLASRGLNVNSAKIERAAKTLRRVRERLEATA, from the coding sequence ATGACGTCCGCCGAGAAACTCTTCGATGAAGTCCGCCTGCTGTGGCACGCGCTCGTGAAATCGGGCGAGGAGATCCATGCCGACGGCACGATTTCCCCCGGCATACGCGCGGTGCTCGAGCACGTGGAACGGCACGGACCGGCCTCGGTGCCGCACATCGCCCGTGCGCGGCGCGTCACCCGACAGCACATTCAGGGACTGGTGAACGACCTCGTCGCATCGGGTCTGGCCCGGATCGAGGACAACCCGGTCCATCGGCGTTCCGGCCTCGTTCGGTCCACCGACGCGGGAACCGCCGCGCTGACGAAGATGCGTCGGCGGGAAGCGGAATTTCTCGCGAGCCGCGGTTTGAACGTGAACTCAGCGAAAATCGAACGCGCCGCGAAAACTTTGCGGCGCGTTCGAGAGCGGTTGGAGGCGACGGCGTGA